A region of the Candidatus Aegiribacteria sp. genome:
ATTACCGTTTCGGGCATTTTCTCGTTCGGGACTTCAATTGCCGCAAGTAATGCGACAAGAGGCTTCTCGGCTCCAAGTTTTATTATCACATCTGAGGCGTTCACCGCTATCTGCCTGATAGCTTCTTCGTCCGGCGTTATGTTCATTCCACCATCGGAGATCGCCACAAGCCTGTCCTGGCGGGGAATGTGTAGCACAACAACATGACTAAGAATTCTGCCTGTTCTCAAACCGTTTTCCTTATCGAGCATCGCCTTCTGGAAAATGGAGGTTTTAAGAAGACCCTTCATGAGAATGGAGGCTTCTCCGGATCTCACAAGTCTTACCGCTTCCAGTGCGGCTTTTTCGGGATCTTCAGAATTCACGATCTCTATTCCATCGGGCAATTCCCTTCCCAGTTCACGGAGGGTTTCCCGGACACCGGCCGCTGGACCTACTATCACCGCTGATGAAAGTCCTTCCTCAAAAGCTGTTATCAATGCTTCAATTGAAGATGCGTCGTGACCCATTGGTATAGCGACCCTTGCGTCTGAAATCTCCCTGGCAGCCTGTCTGATTTCACTGAAATTGCTGAACAAGTGAACCTCCCTGATAGAATGAATCCCGGAGCTTGGATTACCGTAAATGACAGGGTAGAGTATACTATTGCAGTGGTCTGATATCTGTCATTTTTTGTATTATGTAGAGTGAATTTCTTGCAGCCAAGGCGATATTTAACGGTATGGTGGTAAAGCATGAATACTAAACCTGTTACGTCCAATCTAAAGTGCGCATGGAGTACGGCCAATTCGGTTCTTTTCGATTTCGACGGTGTACTTGCGGACAGTGAACCATTTTTCAGAAAATCATGGAACATCGCTCTTGAACCGTGGAATCATTGCATTTCGAAGCAGGACTACTGGAAATACTGGTCCTCCCTCGGAGAAGGTCTTGATGGCGAGATTCTCAGGTGCGGTCTGGAGGGGTTGGATATCCAGCGCATAAGAAAGAGACAAAAGAAAGCCTACGAGGGATTTGTGAATGATGGTCTTGTTCCTCTGTTTCCACAGACCGCGCGACTGCTTGAAATTCTTTCCTCAAAGGAATTTTCTTTTAAACGCCCCTACGGAATAGCTTCCAATACTCCTTTCAATCTCGTCCGGAAGATCCTGATTGCGGGAGGAGCGCCGGTCCCCCTCGTAGTTGGTGGAGACAGACTCAGAAAAAAACCATCTCCGGACATTTTCCTGCGGGCATCTTCAATACTTGGCTGCAATCCTTCATCGACTCTTGTGTTCGAGGACTCGTGGAAAGGCATAACTGCAGCTGAGGGGGGAGGGTTTATCAGTGTACTTGTACTGAATCATTACAACAGGAACCTTGATATCAAAAGCAAATTGGTTATCGATGGACTGGAGCAGCTTCTTGATATGATAACCGGGGGGAGCAGGCGATGAATACAATCCTCGAAGCGGATATTTTTACTTTACCGTATGTCAGTTTTCTGGCGGGACTGGTGTTCTGTCTCCTTGGAAGGAAACTGCTTGGCGTAATAGTCATTATCTTCGGATTCTTTATAGGATACACGTGGGGAGCAGTTCTCCTGTCCGATATCATGGGCAGAACCATGGCTTCGTCACCATGGATACCGTGGGTGGCGGGAGCTGCTGGAGCCGCGGTGGGGCTTTTAGCCTGGAAAGTATCGATGTTCTTTGCCGGAGCTGTTATAGGCCTCTTTATAGCAAGGGGACTTTTCCCTTCGATTCCTGGAATAGCTCATGCCGGAATCTCTCTGCTGGCGGGAATTCTTGTACAGGTATACAAAGACCCTATTATTTCTCTGCTGACCGCAATCGCGGGAGCATACATAGCTGCCGGCTCTGCGGTAATCATGCTGAACATGGTCGGCTTCCTTGACGCGATAGGAGCATATACGAAGTCGTCAAGCGCTGCTCTGGTTATAACGATCGTACTTACTCTTATATTCACATTCGTTGGTTACAAGTTCCAGACCCGCGACCTCAATACTTGAAGAAGCTTCCTGACGGGAGTATATTGCTTTGATTGTTGAATTCTCTTTACTTTCTCCGGAGGATGTTTTTGGGTCAGAGACTTATAGACTATGCTCTTGTTGCTTTAGTGATTCTCGGTGTTTTCGGGCTTTTCAGAGTATCCAGAATACTTATGCGGAGTGTGCTGACAAAACTTAAAAAGCGATACGGTGTTCTCAACGCTGATAGAATGCTTGTAACAGGGTTCTTTTTTCTACTTGCCGGATTGATGTTTCTTCCCGCGTTCACCTCACTGCTGGCGGGAATAAACAGCCGGATGCTTACGGGAGGAATGGTTCTTCACCTTGTACTTGTTGCCATCTCGGTGATACTTTTCAGCATCGCGGAGGATCTTTTCCGTGATTTTTCAAGTTGCCCCCCGCGTGAAAACTGGACTGTCAGCAGACATTTCAAATGTATCTCTATACCATTTATTGCTTTCTGGGCCACAGGCTGCGTTTTCCTTAGCCCTATATTCTACTCCGGCCTTACTGTGATACTCGCTATTTTCTACCTCTTCGCCCTTTCCTGCAGACCTTGTACAAATGCAGATGATGTGG
Encoded here:
- a CDS encoding phosphate butyryltransferase, with product MFSNFSEIRQAAREISDARVAIPMGHDASSIEALITAFEEGLSSAVIVGPAAGVRETLRELGRELPDGIEIVNSEDPEKAALEAVRLVRSGEASILMKGLLKTSIFQKAMLDKENGLRTGRILSHVVVLHIPRQDRLVAISDGGMNITPDEEAIRQIAVNASDVIIKLGAEKPLVALLAAIEVPNEKMPETVMFAKISADGIPGLSVAGPVAVDGAMDPEAAAIKGMNGEVAGRANVLITPDISCGNIFAKGLMYMANAEAGGIIAGAAAPVVMLSRSDKARTKLNSLALGVVVSGGNNG
- a CDS encoding HAD family phosphatase translates to MNTKPVTSNLKCAWSTANSVLFDFDGVLADSEPFFRKSWNIALEPWNHCISKQDYWKYWSSLGEGLDGEILRCGLEGLDIQRIRKRQKKAYEGFVNDGLVPLFPQTARLLEILSSKEFSFKRPYGIASNTPFNLVRKILIAGGAPVPLVVGGDRLRKKPSPDIFLRASSILGCNPSSTLVFEDSWKGITAAEGGGFISVLVLNHYNRNLDIKSKLVIDGLEQLLDMITGGSRR